Proteins co-encoded in one Medicago truncatula cultivar Jemalong A17 chromosome 8, MtrunA17r5.0-ANR, whole genome shotgun sequence genomic window:
- the LOC11408099 gene encoding phosphatidylglycerophosphate phosphatase PTPMT2, whose amino-acid sequence MKIEELEDAECSRDEEENFERQIVRVDAKRALVGAGARILFYPTLLYNVLRNKIETEFRWWDQIDEFLLLGAVPFPKDVPHLKNLGVGGVITLNEPYETLVPSSLYHAHGIDHLVIPTRDYLFAPSFVDISRAVQFIHHNATCGKTTYVHCKAGRGRSTTIVLCYLVEYKHMTPVAALEYVRSRRPRVLLAPSQWKAVQNYYKQRPCPLPCSPSGDAVLKHKDPVQNYNKQRPCPLPHSPSGDTVVITKDDLEGYHSTSDTSIELAIVPKVPKTKPMIARLSCLFASLKVSGSSVPMTRRLPVSESRAC is encoded by the exons ATGAAGATCGAGGAATTAGAGGATGCAGAGTGTAGTAGGGATGAAGAAGAGAATTTTGAGAGGCAAATTGTTAGGGTTGATGCAAAGAGAGCGTTGGTAGGTGCAGGTGCACGGATCTTGTTTTATCCAACACTTCTATATAATGTGCTTCGTAACAAAATTGAAACTGAGTTTCGGTGGTGGGATCAAATTGATGAG TTTTTGTTGCTGGGCGCAGTCCCGTTCCCTAAAGATGTTCCTCACTTGAAGAACCTTGGTGTTGGTGGTGTAATTACTTTGAATGAACCTTACGAAACTTTGGTACCATCGTCGTTGTATCAT GCTCATGGAATCGATCATTTGGTAATTCCCACTAGGGATTATCTCTTTGCCCCTTCATTTGTGGATATCAGCCGGGCTGTGCAGTTCATTCATC ATAATGCAACTTGTggtaaaacaacttatgttcACTGTAAAGCTGGGAGGGGGAGGAGTACAACAATTGTGCTTTGTTATCTG GTTGAATACAAGCATATGACACCTGTTGCTGCCCTGGAGTACGTGCGATCTCGAAGACCAAGAGTGCTATTAGCACCGTCACAGTGGAAG GCTGTTCAAAATTATTACAAGCAAAGACCTTGTCCTTTACCATGCTCCCCCTCTGGGGATGCAGTTCTCAAACACAAAGACCCTGTTCAAAACTACAACAAGCAAAGACCTTGTCCTTTGCCACACTCTCCCTCTGGGGACACAGTTGTCATAACCAAAGATGATCTTGAAGGCTATCATAGCACATCTGATACTAGTATAGAGCTGGCTATTGTTCCTAAAGTGCCAAAGACCAAGCCCATGATAGCAAGACTATCCTGCTTGTTTGCATCCTTAAAAGTATCTGGTAGTAGTGTACCAATGACAAGACGACTGCCAGTTTCTGAGTCACGTGCTTGCTAA
- the LOC11412192 gene encoding NAC domain-containing protein 75 isoform X3 has translation MMNNKMSNVSSSNLIDSKLEEHQLCGSKHCPRCGHKFDQGKPDWLGLPAGVKFDPTDQELIEHLEAKVESKNMQKSHPLIDEFILTIEGEDGICYTHPEKLPGVTRDGLSRHFFHRPSKAYTTGTRKRRKIQTEECDLQGSTGGETRWHKTGKTRPVMVNGKQKGCKKILVLYTNFGKNRKPEKTNWVMHQYHLGQHEEEKEGELVVSKIFYQTQPRQCNWSDNNQRIISATTTTGEGSGGEPNYNINGRRDSGSGSSSSKEIVTQIHRDEMSAVVGVPSPLTSFTNALDIQHLKSDHFGFIPFRKSYDEVGIGEGSTTREMQASGGSCDQEVHERQHHVLAHHHQQQQQQQHHQQQQQQHDHHVHQQISANAAFHISRPSNPISTIISPPPLHHTSTIILDDNSYHVSTIMLQQNENFQQQQHHKLGGGRSASGLEEVIMGCTSTSSDIKEESSIRNQQEAEWLKYSSYWPVDPHDNNHHHHD, from the exons ATGATGAATAATAAGATGAGCAACGTTAGTAGCTCTAATCTCATAGATTCTAAGCTGGAAGAGCACCAGTTGTGTGGATCCAAACACTGCCCTCGCTGTGGACACAAATTTGATCAAGGCAAGCCG GATTGGCTAGGTCTACCAGCAGGAGTGAAATTTGATCCAACAGATCAAGAATTGATTGAACATCTTGAAGCCAAAGTTGAGTCAAAGAACATGCAGAAATCACACCCTTTGATTGATGAATTCATTCTCACTATTGAAGGAGAAGATGGAATTTGTTACACCCATCCAGAAAAACTTCCag GAGTGACAAGAGATGGATTAAGCAGACACTTTTTCCATAGACCATCAAAGGCATATACAACAGGAACACGAAAGAGGAGAAAGATTCAAACCGAAGAGTGTGACTTACAAGGAAGTACAGGAGGAGAAACAAGATGGCACAAAACTGGTAAGACCAGACCTGTTATGGTTAATGGTAAACAAAAAGGTTGCAAGAAAATTCTTGTTCTCTACACCAACTTCGGAAAGAATCGAAAACCCGAGAAGACGAATTGGGTGATGCATCAATACCATCTTGGACAacatgaagaagagaaagaaggagAGCTTGTTGTTTCAAAGATATTTTATCAGACACAGCCAAGACAGTGTAATTGGTCTGATAATAATCAAAGAATAATTagtgcaacaacaacaactggtGAAGGAAGTGGTGGAGAACCTAATTATAATATCAATGGAAGAAGAGATAGTGGAAGTGGAAGTTCTTCTTCTAAGGAAATTGTTACTCAGATTCATAGAGATGAAATGTCTGCTGTTGTTGGTGTCCCTAGTCCTTTAACAAGCTTCACAAATGCTTTGGATATTCAACACCTTAAATCTGATCATTTTGGCTTCATCCCATTTCGAAAAAGCTATGATGAA GTTGGAATAGGAGAAGGTTCTACAACAAGAGAAATGCAAGCATCAGGAGGCTCATGTGATCAGGAAGTGCATGAAAGACAGCATCATGTATTagcacatcatcatcaacaacaacaacaacaacaacatcatcagcaACAGCAACAGCAACATGATCATCATGTGCACCAACAGATTAGTGCAAACGCAGCTTTCCATATAAGTAGGCCTTCCAATCCCATCTCCACTATCATCTCTCCACCTCCCCTCCACCATACATCCACCATCATCCTTGATGACAATTCTTACCATGTTTCAACAATCATGCTccaacaaaatgaaaattttcag cagcaacaacatcataaacTAGGTGGTGGAAGGTCTGCGTCTGGTTTGGAGGAAGTCATTATGGGGTGCACTTCAACGTCGTCTGATATCAAAGAG GAGTCATCTATTAGAAACCAACAAGAAGCTGAGTGGTTGAAATACTCTTCTTACTGGCCAGTCGACCCTCATGACAAcaaccatcatcatcatgattAG
- the LOC11407571 gene encoding leucine-rich repeat extensin-like protein 4 codes for MEKTMILSFLHLLLLLLPNPAKAAIGIAIGVGIGIGIGNGNDGPNIPGSSGSSVSNLNNAYKALQAWKSSITDDPLKILDTWVGPNVCSYKGIFCDTTSNTPFVAGIDLNHANLQGTLVKELSLLSAITLLHLNTNKFSGTVPETFKDFIFLQELDLSNNQLSGSFPIVTLDMPSLIYLDLRFNNFKGSLPEELFNKKLDAIFLNNNQFSGEIPQSFGNSPASVINLANNMLSGNIPTSFGFMSPKLKEILFLNNQLTGCIPQGVGIFTEVQVLDVSFNSLVGHLPDTISCLQDIEVLNLAHNNLSGDISDVICSLRSLLNLTVTSNFFSGFSQECSRLFNVGFDFSDNCIPGRNMQKPQPECSVIPGGNLNCLRIPTPKPLICGTLAASTSKYTNIPSSSP; via the coding sequence ATGGAGAAGACCATGATTCTGTCTTTTCTCCACctccttcttctccttctcccaAATCCAGCAAAAGCTGCCATTGGTATAGCCATTGGTGTTGGCATTGGCATTGGCATTGGCAATGGCAATGATGGTCCTAACATCCCAGGATCTTCAGGATCATCTGTGTCAAATCTAAACAATGCCTACAAAGCTCTTCAAGCTTGGAAATCTTCAATCACTGATGACCCTTTAAAGATTTTAGATACATGGGTTGGTCCTAATGTTTGTTCTTATAAAGGAATCTTTTGTGACACTACTAGTAATACTCCTTTTGTTGCAGGAATAGATCTCAACCATGCAAATCTCCAAGGAACACTTGTTAAAGAACTCTCTTTACTATCTGCTATAACACTTCTCCACCTCAACACTAATAAATTTTCAGGTACAGTTCCTGAAACATTCAAAGACTTCATATTTCTTCAAGAACTAGACCTTAGCAACAACCAACTTTCTGGTTCTTTTCCTATAGTTACTTTAGACATGCCAAGTTTAATTTACTTAGACCTTAGATTCAACAACTTCAAAGGGTCACTTCCAGAAGAGCTTTTCAACAAGAAACTTGATGCaatatttctcaacaacaatcaatttAGTGGTGAAATACCTCAAAGCTTTGGTAACTCACCTGCATCAGTGATCAATTTAGCTAACAACATGTTGAGTGGAAACATTCCCACAAGCTTTGGTTTCATGAGTCCTAAACTAAAAGAGATTCTTTTTCTTAATAACCAGTTAACAGGTTGTATACCTCAAGGTGTTGGTATATTCACAGAAGTGCAAGTTCTTGATGTGAGTTTCAATTCACTTGTAGGTCATTTGCCAGATACAATATCATGTTTGCAAGATATTGAAGTTCTTAATTTGGCACATAACAATCTTTCTGGTGATATATCTGATGTGATATGTTCATTGAGAAGCTTGTTGAATCTAACTGTTacttctaatttcttttctGGGTTTAGTCAAGAATGTTCAAGGCTTTTCAatgttggttttgatttttcagATAACTGCATTCCTGGTAGGAATATGCAGAAACCTCAACCTGAGTGTTCAGTGATCCCTGGTGGTAATTTGAATTGTCTTAGAATTCCTACCCCAAAACCTCTTATTTGTGGTACTTTGGCTGCAAGTACTTCTAAGTACACAAATATTCCTTCATCATCTCCATGA
- the LOC11412192 gene encoding NAC domain-containing protein 75 isoform X1, which yields MMNNKMSNVSSSNLIDSKLEEHQLCGSKHCPRCGHKFDQGKPDWLGLPAGVKFDPTDQELIEHLEAKVESKNMQKSHPLIDEFILTIEGEDGICYTHPEKLPGVTRDGLSRHFFHRPSKAYTTGTRKRRKIQTEECDLQGSTGGETRWHKTGKTRPVMVNGKQKGCKKILVLYTNFGKNRKPEKTNWVMHQYHLGQHEEEKEGELVVSKIFYQTQPRQCNWSDNNQRIISATTTTGEGSGGEPNYNINGRRDSGSGSSSSKEIVTQIHRDEMSAVVGVPSPLTSFTNALDIQHLKSDHFGFIPFRKSYDEVGIGEGSTTREMQASGGSCDQEVHERQHHVLAHHHQQQQQQQHHQQQQQQHDHHVHQQISANAAFHISRPSNPISTIISPPPLHHTSTIILDDNSYHVSTIMLQQNENFQVQQQQQHHKLGGGRSASGLEEVIMGCTSTSSDIKEESSIRNQQEAEWLKYSSYWPVDPHDNNHHHHD from the exons ATGATGAATAATAAGATGAGCAACGTTAGTAGCTCTAATCTCATAGATTCTAAGCTGGAAGAGCACCAGTTGTGTGGATCCAAACACTGCCCTCGCTGTGGACACAAATTTGATCAAGGCAAGCCG GATTGGCTAGGTCTACCAGCAGGAGTGAAATTTGATCCAACAGATCAAGAATTGATTGAACATCTTGAAGCCAAAGTTGAGTCAAAGAACATGCAGAAATCACACCCTTTGATTGATGAATTCATTCTCACTATTGAAGGAGAAGATGGAATTTGTTACACCCATCCAGAAAAACTTCCag GAGTGACAAGAGATGGATTAAGCAGACACTTTTTCCATAGACCATCAAAGGCATATACAACAGGAACACGAAAGAGGAGAAAGATTCAAACCGAAGAGTGTGACTTACAAGGAAGTACAGGAGGAGAAACAAGATGGCACAAAACTGGTAAGACCAGACCTGTTATGGTTAATGGTAAACAAAAAGGTTGCAAGAAAATTCTTGTTCTCTACACCAACTTCGGAAAGAATCGAAAACCCGAGAAGACGAATTGGGTGATGCATCAATACCATCTTGGACAacatgaagaagagaaagaaggagAGCTTGTTGTTTCAAAGATATTTTATCAGACACAGCCAAGACAGTGTAATTGGTCTGATAATAATCAAAGAATAATTagtgcaacaacaacaactggtGAAGGAAGTGGTGGAGAACCTAATTATAATATCAATGGAAGAAGAGATAGTGGAAGTGGAAGTTCTTCTTCTAAGGAAATTGTTACTCAGATTCATAGAGATGAAATGTCTGCTGTTGTTGGTGTCCCTAGTCCTTTAACAAGCTTCACAAATGCTTTGGATATTCAACACCTTAAATCTGATCATTTTGGCTTCATCCCATTTCGAAAAAGCTATGATGAA GTTGGAATAGGAGAAGGTTCTACAACAAGAGAAATGCAAGCATCAGGAGGCTCATGTGATCAGGAAGTGCATGAAAGACAGCATCATGTATTagcacatcatcatcaacaacaacaacaacaacaacatcatcagcaACAGCAACAGCAACATGATCATCATGTGCACCAACAGATTAGTGCAAACGCAGCTTTCCATATAAGTAGGCCTTCCAATCCCATCTCCACTATCATCTCTCCACCTCCCCTCCACCATACATCCACCATCATCCTTGATGACAATTCTTACCATGTTTCAACAATCATGCTccaacaaaatgaaaattttcaggTA cagcagcagcaacaacatcataaacTAGGTGGTGGAAGGTCTGCGTCTGGTTTGGAGGAAGTCATTATGGGGTGCACTTCAACGTCGTCTGATATCAAAGAG GAGTCATCTATTAGAAACCAACAAGAAGCTGAGTGGTTGAAATACTCTTCTTACTGGCCAGTCGACCCTCATGACAAcaaccatcatcatcatgattAG
- the LOC11412192 gene encoding NAC domain-containing protein 75 isoform X2 yields MMNNKMSNVSSSNLIDSKLEEHQLCGSKHCPRCGHKFDQGKPDWLGLPAGVKFDPTDQELIEHLEAKVESKNMQKSHPLIDEFILTIEGEDGICYTHPEKLPGVTRDGLSRHFFHRPSKAYTTGTRKRRKIQTEECDLQGSTGGETRWHKTGKTRPVMVNGKQKGCKKILVLYTNFGKNRKPEKTNWVMHQYHLGQHEEEKEGELVVSKIFYQTQPRQCNWSDNNQRIISATTTTGEGSGGEPNYNINGRRDSGSGSSSSKEIVTQIHRDEMSAVVGVPSPLTSFTNALDIQHLKSDHFGFIPFRKSYDEVGIGEGSTTREMQASGGSCDQEVHERQHHVLAHHHQQQQQQQHHQQQQQQHDHHVHQQISANAAFHISRPSNPISTIISPPPLHHTSTIILDDNSYHVSTIMLQQNENFQQQQQHHKLGGGRSASGLEEVIMGCTSTSSDIKEESSIRNQQEAEWLKYSSYWPVDPHDNNHHHHD; encoded by the exons ATGATGAATAATAAGATGAGCAACGTTAGTAGCTCTAATCTCATAGATTCTAAGCTGGAAGAGCACCAGTTGTGTGGATCCAAACACTGCCCTCGCTGTGGACACAAATTTGATCAAGGCAAGCCG GATTGGCTAGGTCTACCAGCAGGAGTGAAATTTGATCCAACAGATCAAGAATTGATTGAACATCTTGAAGCCAAAGTTGAGTCAAAGAACATGCAGAAATCACACCCTTTGATTGATGAATTCATTCTCACTATTGAAGGAGAAGATGGAATTTGTTACACCCATCCAGAAAAACTTCCag GAGTGACAAGAGATGGATTAAGCAGACACTTTTTCCATAGACCATCAAAGGCATATACAACAGGAACACGAAAGAGGAGAAAGATTCAAACCGAAGAGTGTGACTTACAAGGAAGTACAGGAGGAGAAACAAGATGGCACAAAACTGGTAAGACCAGACCTGTTATGGTTAATGGTAAACAAAAAGGTTGCAAGAAAATTCTTGTTCTCTACACCAACTTCGGAAAGAATCGAAAACCCGAGAAGACGAATTGGGTGATGCATCAATACCATCTTGGACAacatgaagaagagaaagaaggagAGCTTGTTGTTTCAAAGATATTTTATCAGACACAGCCAAGACAGTGTAATTGGTCTGATAATAATCAAAGAATAATTagtgcaacaacaacaactggtGAAGGAAGTGGTGGAGAACCTAATTATAATATCAATGGAAGAAGAGATAGTGGAAGTGGAAGTTCTTCTTCTAAGGAAATTGTTACTCAGATTCATAGAGATGAAATGTCTGCTGTTGTTGGTGTCCCTAGTCCTTTAACAAGCTTCACAAATGCTTTGGATATTCAACACCTTAAATCTGATCATTTTGGCTTCATCCCATTTCGAAAAAGCTATGATGAA GTTGGAATAGGAGAAGGTTCTACAACAAGAGAAATGCAAGCATCAGGAGGCTCATGTGATCAGGAAGTGCATGAAAGACAGCATCATGTATTagcacatcatcatcaacaacaacaacaacaacaacatcatcagcaACAGCAACAGCAACATGATCATCATGTGCACCAACAGATTAGTGCAAACGCAGCTTTCCATATAAGTAGGCCTTCCAATCCCATCTCCACTATCATCTCTCCACCTCCCCTCCACCATACATCCACCATCATCCTTGATGACAATTCTTACCATGTTTCAACAATCATGCTccaacaaaatgaaaattttcag cagcagcaacaacatcataaacTAGGTGGTGGAAGGTCTGCGTCTGGTTTGGAGGAAGTCATTATGGGGTGCACTTCAACGTCGTCTGATATCAAAGAG GAGTCATCTATTAGAAACCAACAAGAAGCTGAGTGGTTGAAATACTCTTCTTACTGGCCAGTCGACCCTCATGACAAcaaccatcatcatcatgattAG